TGTTGCAGGGGAGACCAAGACAGGGAAATTAAAGTGATTGACCTCAGGAGGAGGCACTGCGTGTGCGAATACAAGACAAGTTAAATGTCCATGCCGGCCATCCCAAACCGGAACAGCAATTTCGTCCCCAAGCTTCCTTTAACCGGGTGCTGAACAAGGCAGAAGCCCGGGTTCAGCGGGAGACGCTGGCTGGTTTATGGCAAAAAATTGAATCAGCAGGGGAACAATTGGCCGAACGGCGCACGCTGGCCCATCTGCTTCAGTATAAGCGGCTGGTCAAACAGTTTTTAGAGGAAGCGGTCAGGGGCGGGTTGAAATGGATGGAGCGGGAAGGACGTGATGCCCGCGGCCGCCTGAAGGTGTACCACCTGATTGAGCAAGTGGATCAACACCTGTTAGAGCTGACCGATGAACTTTTGGCCACGGAAGAGGGACGGCTGAAACTGTTGGCCGTCATTGGCGAGATCCAAGGACTCCTGGTTGAGCTGTATGGTTAAGAGGCGTTTAGTGAGATGGGGGTTTCAATGGCCAAACATCATGACTTGTCCAGCAAAGTTATGATGTTTTTTATTTTTTTAAGGTTATTTTTTATCATAAATTATCCGAGAAGACCCCCACTTTTAAACGAAATGTAAGTGGG
This genomic interval from Caldalkalibacillus thermarum contains the following:
- a CDS encoding YaaR family protein, which encodes MRIQDKLNVHAGHPKPEQQFRPQASFNRVLNKAEARVQRETLAGLWQKIESAGEQLAERRTLAHLLQYKRLVKQFLEEAVRGGLKWMEREGRDARGRLKVYHLIEQVDQHLLELTDELLATEEGRLKLLAVIGEIQGLLVELYG